Below is a genomic region from Nitrospiraceae bacterium.
GGCATTTCGTATCAGGAGCACAAGGCCGGAGGCCAGTCTGTCGCGGCGTTTGGATTCGGGCTCCTCATGGTGTTTCTCGTCCTGGCCGCGATGTACGAGAGCTGGACCGTGCCGTTTGCGGTGATCCTCGCCGTTCCCTTCGGCGTCTTTGGAGCCTTGACGGCCGTCTTGGTACGCAGCATGACGAACGATATTTTCTTTCAGATCGGCCTGGTGACCCTGATCGGCCTGTCGGCCAAGAATGCGATCCTGATCGTGGAGTTCGCCAACAAGCGGTATGAACACGGGATGTCGATGGTCGATGCCGCGCTTGAAGCGGCCCGGCTCCGGTTCCGACCGATCGTGATGACCTCGATGGCCTTTATTCTCGGAGTCGTCCCCCTGGTTGTCGCGACGGGGGCTGGCGCAGCGGGACGGAATTCCATCGGGACCGGCGTGCTCGGCGGCATGCTCGCCGCAACCTTTTTAGCCATCTTCTTTGTTCCCCTATTCTTTGTGCTGGTCCGGAAGCTGAGCCCGCAGCGCGCTGAGCCAGTTAGAGAAGAGGAAACTGAAATAGCGGATGCCATACTAGTTGGGTCACGCGAAGAAGGAGGGCATTGATATGCATGGTCTCGCTCTGGCAGCGCTTTCGATGCTGCTGATCTCTTGTGCCGTGGGGCCGGACTACTCGCGCCCCGACATTCCAACCTCCGACGCCTTTCGCATGGCCGAGGAAGGAAAGGATTTGCCCTCCCTCGCCAATATGCCATGGTGGGAACTCTATCGGGACGAGGAACTCCAAAAACTGATCCGCATCGCACTCGAGGAGAATAAGGATCTCAAGCGAGCGGTCGCATCGGTGGAGGAGTTCCAAGCACGCGTGCTCGTCGCCAGGACAGACTTCGCCCCGCAGATGAGCGCGGCTGTGAATGCTCCCGCGTTTGGCCGAAAAGGCCTGAGCATCGCTGGGTTTCCAAGCGCTTTTAGTTACTACGTGCAGGGAAATCTGGCTTGGGAAATTGATATCTGGGGACGGATCCGACGCTCCAACGAGGCGGCGCTCGGCGACTTACTGGCCCGGGAAGAGAACCGACGAGCCGTGATTCTGCAAATCGTCGGGGGGGTGGCGCAGGCCTATTTCGACCTTCGGCAGTTCGACATGCAATTAGAAATTGCCAAGCGTACGTTGCAGGCATGGGAGGAGTCGGTCAAAATCGCCCAGGCCAGGCTCCGGCAGGGGATCATCAACAAGCTGGATGTCGATCAGTTCGAGGCCGAGCGGCAGAATGCAGCAGCCCGTATTGCAGAGTTAAGGCGCCAGATGGTTCAGAAGGAGAATGAGCTCAGCGTGCTGTTAGGAAGAAACCCGAATCAGATTTCCAGAGGGCGATCTCTGACGGAACAGGTAATGCCGCCAGTAGTGCCGGCCGGCCTCCCCTCCGATCTACTTCAGCGTAGGCCTGATGTGGTACAGGCTGAAGAACAGTTGGCGGCCGCGACGGCCAGAATCGGAGTGGCGAAAGCCGATCGGTTTCCGAAAGTCTCTCTCACGGGCCTCCTTGGGGTGGCGAATCCACAGCTCTCCAGGATGTTCGCATCAGAAAGCTACTTTGCGGCATTGGGTCCCGGTTTCGTCGCTCCGCTGCTGAATGCCAGCGTCTTAGGGTTTCAACAGGAAGCGGTTGAAGCCCAAGCGAGGCAAGCCGTCGCCCAGTATGAGCAGGCGATCCTTGTGGCTTTCAGGGAGGTGGAGGACGCGCTGGTAGCGGTCACCACCGCGCGTGAACAGACCGCGGCCCAGGAAAAACAGGTCAATGCGCTCCAGTCGGCGTTGCATCTCGCCAATCTGCGCTACAAAGGGGGGCTCGCGAACTATCTGGACGTCCTTATTGCGCAACGTAACCTCTTCGACGCAGAATTGTCGCTCGCCGCTACCCGTCGGCTTCATCTGGTATCGGTGGTTCAGCTCTACAAAGCCTTGGGCGGAGGCTGGTTGCCCGAAGAGGCTCGTGAAGGCGCCGGAGCCAAGACAGAAAAGAGTAACGGGTGAGATTATTTGAAGGCCGAGGTCGCTCCCACCGATGGTCAGTTCATGACCTTCACCAAGGAGGCAGCTATGCCGGAACGCGAATCCAATAAACCAGCGGCGCAGACCGGTCGCAGGATCACCGTGAGAAAACGCTCCAGCGGTTCCTCGCAACCCACCCGTGAAGACATTGAACGGCGAGCCTATGAAATCTATGTCGAGCGCGGCGGAGGCGAAGGCCGCGAGATGGACGACTGGCTACAAGCCGAACGAGAACTTCGTCAGGGAATCATAGTAGTCGGAGGCTGACCGATGGAGAAACCGGCGGAGATCCGACACCCCATTCATGAGCTGCTCAAACGGCGCTGGAGTCCGCGGGCCTTTGCCGAACGGGCTGTTGAGCCGGAAACGCTTCGGAGCCTCTTTGAGGCCGCACGCTGGGCGCCCTCATCGAATAATGAACAACCCTGGCGATTCATCGTGGCGACCAAGAATCACAAGTCCGAGTGGGATCGGTTGTTCAATTGTCTGGCCGAGGGAAACAGGAAATGGGCGTTTCGGGCGCCGGTGTTGATCCTCTCCGTGGCCTCCTTGAAATTCGAGGACGATGGAGCGTCGAATCGCCATGCGTTTCACGATACCGGCATGGCGGTCGAAAATCTGGTCATACAGGCGACGGCGGCGGGTCTCTTCGTTCATCAAATGGCTGGATACGATGTGGAGAAGGCACGGGCAGAGTTCAAGATTCCCGACGCGTATGAGCCGGTGGCGATGATCGCCGTCGGCTATCCGGGCGACCCCGCGACGCTGCCGGATTATTTGCGCGAGCGGGAATTGAAGTCGCGCGAGCGCAACTCGTTCTCTGATTTTGTTTTCTCGGAGACCTGGGGCAAACCCTCGTTGGTGATGAATTCGTAATGGTTGGCGCAACAAGGCATAACGGGTGATCTCCCAACCGATACAACACCTTTCCAGTGTCGATCCGGTCATGCACGGATTGATTCAAACGATCGGCCCCTTTGCCTTGAAGCCCAAGATCCACTGCTCGCCGTTCGAATCTTTGGCGCGGGCGATCGCCTATCAACAACTGCACGACAAAGCCGCCGCGAGCATTCTGAATCGGTTCCTGGCTCTGTTCCCAGGTCGTCGCTTTCCCCGCCCCGAGGAACTTCTTGCTGTCAACGCGAGAGCAATCAGACGCTCGGGATTCTCGCAGGCGAAAGTCCTGGCGCTCCGTGACCTGGCCGCCAAGGTGTTAGATGGGACGGTGCCCTCACGACGAGTTATCCAGACACTCGACGATGACGCAATCATCGAGCGGCTCATCGAGGTGCGGGGTGTCGGACGCTGGACCGCCGAAATGCTGCTGATTTTCCAGCTGGGCCGGCCTGATGTCCTTCCGGTCGATGACTTCGGCGTGCGCAACGGATTTCGGATCGCGTACGGTCGTCGCACCATGCCGACGCCCAAACAGGTGCGACGGTTTGGTGAGCGTTGGAAACCCCATCGAACCGCTGCTGCCTGGTATCTCTGGCGGGCGGCCGATCGAGCGAGGAACGAGAAGCCGGCGCCCCGCGTCAACGCATAGAGAGAATCCGATGGCTGATCCGAAGAAACGACTCGACTCCAATATCGCAGGTAATTTCTTTGTCGACTCGACCTGCATCAACTGCGACACCTGTCGTCAGTTGGCGCCACACAGCTTTGAGGAAGTGGGGGAGTATTCAGCCGTCAGCCATCAGCCGGAAAACGAACTACAGATTCATCGGGCCTATCAGGCGCTCCTGGCATGTCCGGTCGGGTCGATCGGCACGGAGCGCAGCGACAAGTCCCTAATGCAAGCGGCGATGACCAGCTTCCCAGTCCTTCTCGAGGACGGTGTCTCGTACTGCGGTTTCAACTCGGAGAAGTCATTCGGTGCCAATAGCTTTTTGATCGAGCACCCGAAGGGCAACTGGCTGGTGGATTCGCCACGGTACATCAAGCATCTGGTCGAAGCCTTCGAGCGGAAAGGCGGCCTTCGATATATCTTTCTTTCGCACGAGGACGATGTGGCCGATGCGGACAAGTACGCCACACACTTCGGCGCGAAGCGGATCATTCATCAAGCCGATGCGGATGCGGTGCCAGGCGTCGAATGGATCGTTGAGGGTACCGAGGCCGTCCAGCTCGCGACTGACTTTCAGGCCATTCCGGTTCCTGGCCACACAGCCGGCAGCATGGTCCTCCTGTATCGCGAGAAGTTTCTCTTCACCGGCGATCACCTGTGGTGGGAGGCCGACAGCAAGACGCTCGGTGCACCGCAACGGCTCGTCTGGAGATCGAAAGCTCTCGTGGCTTCTCTTGAGAAGCTCCTTGACTATCGATTCGAGTGGGTGCTCGCCGGTCATGGCGATCGTATCAAACTGACACCCGACGACATGAAAGCTCAGCTTCACAGTCTGATCGAGGAGCGTCGAGCAATGTCAACGTTCAGGGCGGCAGCGTGGTAATGCGATGTCATGGAAGAACCGCCTCCCTGGCATCCCCTTGACCCGTGCTGTATCATGAGCATCTGTGATGGAGCTGATAAGCGAATCGCTGATGACATTTGGCCAAGAGCTGATAGCTTATAGCGTATGGCTAATGGCACAGGCTGGGATCTAGCAGGATGATCAAAATGGGTTCCAGCAAAGCCCGAGGGAGCATTTAGAGAATGTTCAAAAAGCCATCCAGCCAGGCCGCAGGGTGCGCGGCGACTGAGGCGTACTCCTTGTCGGTACGCCGCAGGGAGGCGCGGACCCGAGAACGACGCTGGGTGGGGTTTTCAACATTCTCAGAGAAAGGGGGCGACCGGTATCGACGGGGATACTGATGCCATCGGAGCATGTCGAGTTCCTGGGGACTCGTTAAACCTCCGGGAAAATGCAACTGCCAATCAAGAACTGGCACTCGCGGCTTAAGCCGTGACGTCTCTCCACCTGAGGCCCGCGGGGGTGGACGGGGCGCGATGCAGCGGGCTGGTCCAAGGCTGGTGCTCAGCGGCTGCGGACAAGAACTTCCTGGGCTAGCGGCTATTCTAAGCCTGCCGATGGGCGTGGGTGGCTGCGAAACATAAACGATCGGCTACACATGTAGAACCGGTGCGCTGACGATCTTCGGACGCGAGTTCAACTCTCGCCGCCTCCACCAATCCTGGCCCCTGGGTTGCAAAACTCAGGGGCTTTTTCGTTCTTGATGCTCGTCTCCCTGGCGGGTACAGTAAACATCTTATGCTGGTGAGGAAGGCTGAGAGGCCTACAACGACCTGTCTGCGCGTATCCCTTATGCGCATTATGATAATTCTCCTGGCCTGCGCCTGCTTGCTTTCGACGGTTCTCCTCTTTGCTGCTGAAGGGACCAACGGGAAGGTCATGAAACCGGAGACGAAAGCCCCGGCTGATCTCCTGGCTGAACGGGGCGGCAAATCGTGGGGGGTCGTGATCGGCGTGAGCGAGTACGAGAAGCTGCCGGATCTCCGCTACGCAGCGACCGATGCAAGAGCAATGGCGGGGTTACTGGAACGCAAGGGTTTCACCGTGACGCTCTTGATCAATGGACAGGCCGGAAAGGCGCAGATTCTCTCCGAACTCGGGGAGAAATTGGCGAAGCAAGCCGGCCCGAACGATCGTGTGCTGGTCTTCCTTGCAGGACATGCCGACACGAAGACGTTGAAAGGAGGGCGACAGGTCAGCCACTTCTTCCCCGTCGCGGGTGATTATGGAGCGATGACCGACAGCGCCTTGAATCTCTCTACGATCCGAGAAATGATCGACGCAGTGCCGGCGAAGCAAGTGCTGCTGGTGCTCGATGGCTGTCAGAGTGGAATCAGCGCGGCACCATCGCAAAGCGTATCCCCGGCCGTGGAGGCGCAACTCCGCCGCGCGATGGTAGAGCGGAGTCGCGAGATTCTCACCGCATGTAACCCCTCACAACAGGCGCTAGAGGCGAGCGATGCCGGCATGAGTCTCTTTGCGTCAGTGATGATCGAGGGATTGGAGAAGGGAACCGCGGACCTCAACGAGGACGGTCTGATTCCGACCTCCGAACTCCTGGCCTACGTGGATCAGCGCCTGATCAGTATCCTGCAGCCCAAGGGACTCGCACAAAAGCCGCAGCGGTGGGATTTGAATCCCGAGAAGGGTGAGTTTGTGTTTCTGGCGCCCAAAAGGCCCCCTGCCGCTAAAACCGAAAGTGGCACCGCTCCCACTCATGCGACTGGCGGCCCCGCCGCGACACCTTCGGATGCTGCCAGCACCAAGCCGCGGCCGAAGGATCAGAAAGAGGCTGAGACAAAGGGTTCCGAGAAGCCCGCGGGGTCAAGTGGGACGAGCACGGTTTCTCGCGTGGTGGTGACTCCTCCCTTGCCAGAAGAATTCACCGGCCGAGATGGGGCCTCAATGGTGCTCGTACCGGCGGGTGATTTTATGATGGGAAGTGACAAGGGTGACGACGATGAAAAGCCGGTCCATCGCGTACAGGTAGACTCATTTTACATCGACAAGTTCGAAGTGACGAACGGCAAGTTTACAAAGTTCATCGATGCGATCAAAGGCGAGCCGCCCTGGGGCTTCGATGATAAGGACACACCGGTGGCCCATGCGGATCAACCAGTGCGTTGGGTCACATGGCTCGATGCCACCGCCTATTGCCAATGGGCCGGGAAGCGATTGGCGACCGAGGCGGAATGGGAGAAGGCCGCTCGAGGCACGGACGGGCGACTGTACCCATGGGGAGACGAGACTCCCACGCCGGCACACGCGGTGTTCGGACAAAAGGAAGGAAGCGAGAGCCTTCCGCCCTTCAGCAATCGCGATAAGGGGAAGAGTCCTTACGGAGCCCAGGATATGGCAGGCAGTCTGTATGAATGGGTGGCTGACTGGTATGACGATGAGTACTATGCGACGACACTCTCTCAAAACCCTCGCGGGCCGTCCGAGGGGACGCAGAAGGTACAGCGGGGCGGGTCATACTCGAACAACCCCTACAGGATCCGAACCTCCTTCCGCACGAAGGATATCCCTACCGAGGCACGTCCCAACGTCGGGTTTCGCTGCGCGCAAGATGTTCCGAAGACTCCGTAGATTCCTCATGCCCCGCGCGTGGCCTCATTTGCATCGCTTTTCCGAGACCTAAGGTGACAGCCTGGTACCGGCAGATGGCCTAGCTCGGAGATTCGACTGGAGGTAACGATGAATCGATATCGTGTGACGCCCGATACGAAGCTGAACCTCAAGGACTATGATCCGGACGAAACCGGTGACTACAAGAAGAACGAGCAGGGAAAGGAACGGGCCAAGTCCAAAGCATCGGCTCTTATTGCGCGGCTGGATGGATTACAGGAACGGCTCTATGCAAATGGAGGTCGGGCGCTGTTGCTCGTGCTCCAGGGGATGGACACGAGCGGGAAAGATGGGACAATCAAACATGTGATGTCGGGAGTCAATCCGCAGGGGTGCAAAGTGGTCGCCTTCAAGACCCCTTCCAAGGATGAACTGGCCCGCGACTTTCTGTGGCGTGTGCACCGCGAGGCGCCGCCGAAGGGATTCATCGGTATCTTCAACCGTTCGCATTACGAGGATGTGCTCATCACGCGAGTTCATGGATGGATATCGGACAAGGTCGTGAAGCAACGGTTCAATCAGATTAAGGAATTCGAAGAACTCCTGGCCGAGAGCGGCACGGCGATTCTGAAATTCTTTCTCCACATCTCCAAGGATGAGCAGAAAAAACGCCTGGAGGCCCGCATAGGAGACCCAGAAAAACGGTGGAAGTGGAATTCCGGCGACTTGGAAGAGCGCAAACTCTGGGAGTCGTATTTGCGCGCGTTTGAAGATGTCATCTCCGCCACGAGCACCGAGCAGGCGCCCTGGTATATCGTACCGGCGAACCGCAAGTGGTATCGGAACCTCGTGGTCGCCGATCGGGTCGTGAAGGTATTGGAGGACATGAAGCTCAAGACTCCTCCGGAGCCCGAAGGAGTCAATTTCGACAAGTTGAAGATCGTGTAGACAGGAATGGTGGTATCTTCCGCTCCAGAGTCTGCTGCTCACGGGCACGTGTTATGCTTGGCAAAAAATTCGTAAGACGAAGGCTCTCCCCATTGACACATGTTTCTAATGGGCGTAGGAGAAATTCATCGGCCCATCACGCAGCTTTATTTATTGAGGGACCGGACAGACCGCGCGGCTGTCAGCTAGATCCCTCAAGCCATTTCGAAGAGGGAGGAGGGTAATGATGGATGACCTGACTCCACCTGGCCTCAATGGCCCGCCGAACTGAAGGCGGGCTTCTACTCGGTCAACGCTGACCGGAGCTTCCGCTGGCTGTGCCTCATGGCACCAGAGCCCAACTGGATTTCAGCCTGAACCTGATGTGAAAATCCGTCGCCGGCGTTGAGGAACACAAGAGCCCGGGGACTGAGCGTTCCCCCGAGCGGAAGCCTGACCATCAATTGACGTTCGCGTGGGTCTCACTGGGCCGACAAGAACCGAACAAGAATTCTGACGTCCTAAGCGTCAATCACGGGCGACCTCCCACCGATCGTGCAGGGTCGCCCGTGGTGTTTCTAGCTCGTGAAAAAGCCGACGTTCTCACCCACCCGCCCCCCCCCGCGCGCCGAGACGCGCGATTCACCGGTGGTCGTGGTCGCCTCGCTCAATCCCTCGCCGTACGATAAAAAGTACGACTCGGCCTGTCGCTCGCTGCTGCCTTGTTACAGAGCATGTTTACGCGCGATCTGATATGGTCCGTCCTTCCTACCAAAGTGTATACTTCTGTGTCTCGCTTATTGCGACCTGCCTGGGACGAGGCGCGTCGCGCCAGGGCCAGGGTGGGTGCGAACGACAGCAATTTTGAGCATTCGCGAAACCCTGGCGACGCCGGGTCTTTCTTTTTTGCCGATTCTCCCCTACCATTCTGCGTCTCACCATGGCTGAGAAAAAGTCCAAGACCGTTCGTCCAACTGGTTCACGCCGGCGGCGGAAGCCGGCCGGTGCGTCGACCGGATTAACAGCGAGTGAGCTTCAGGCGGCTGCTCCACCTCCGGAGGTCGCAACCCTCCACCGAGCCATCGAAGACGATGGCGGGAAAGTCCTTACTATCTATCGTGAGCCTTATGGCGGACGATGGCTTGTGTTCGCTGCCTTGCCGATCGAGCTTGTCGAACCGACACCCTATCAACGGAACCTCTCGGACACGCATGTGCGGAAACTGGAAGCTGTGATCGGAAAGATCGGTCGATTTCTCGATCCGATCATCGCGGTCCGCTCACCAAAATCTGACCACGCGGCCAAGTACTGGACCCCGAACGGTAACCATCGGCTCTCCGCGATGGGGACCCTCGGAGCTAAAAGCATTATTGCCATCGTGGTCCCGGAAGCCGCCGCTGCCTACCAGATTCTGGCGCTCAATACCGAGAAGGCCCACAACCTGCGGGAAAAGTCGCTTGAAGTGATTCGTATGTACAAGGAACTGGCTCGATTGGATGACGCGACAGAGGAGACCTACGCACTCGAATTTGAAGAACCGGCCTTCATTACCTTGGGGCTGTGTTATGAGGAGCGTCCGCGGTTCAGCGGGGGGGCCTATCATCCGGTGTTGAAGCGAGTGGATGACTTCTTGAACAAGCCGCTTCACATGACGTTAGATGTGCGGCGTGCGCGGGCGAAAACGCTCCTCGCGCTCGATGATCAGATTGTCATGCAAGTCGAGGCCCTCAAAGCCAAAGGACTGACCAGCCCCTACCTGAAGAGCTTTGTGGTGGCACGCGTGAACCCGATCCGGTTCCGTCCGAAAGACGCCTCTCCTCTTCCCTTTGACGAGGCACTCCATCGTATGATGAACGCAGCCGTCAAGTTCAATCCGGACAAGATCAAGCTGGACGATCTGGCCCGCTCCGGCGGCGCAGCAGACGAGGCAGAATAAGCCCTCGGATCGACCGGGTCAGCCACCTTGCCCTTCCTCTTGGCGCCCATTTAGAATACTTTCTCGAGGATGCAAACGAGCCATTCATCGTCTTGCCCGGAGGTTTTGCCATGGGTCTCGCCGACAACAAATGTGTTCCATGCCGCGGGGGCGTGCCCCCCTTGCCGCCCGATCGTAGCCAGGCGCTCCTCAAAGAATTGGGCCGCGGCTGGTCGCTCAACGGGTCTGGCCATCTCGAACGGCTGTTTACCTTCAAGGATTTTGCCCAGGCGCTTGCATACGTAAACAAGGTGGGGGCCATCGCAGAATCAGAAGGGCACCATCCCGATTTTTATCTCGCCTGGGGAAAGTGCAAGGTGGAAATCTGGACCCACAAGATCAACGGTCTGACCGAAAGCGATTTTTACATGGCAGCGAAGGCTGATCGTGAATTCGAACCTTTTCGAGCCGCTGCTAGCTGACCGAAGGTTGGCGGGCTTGGCCATATCCGGACGAGGCGCCAGATGAGCGACAAGGCGCAGGTCGCGCTTGTCAACATGCCCTTCAGTTTCTCGAAGTATCCTTCGATACAACTCGGCACGCTTTCTGCCCTTCTCAAATCCAAAGCTATCCCGGTCGACTGCCACCATTTGAACGTCCGATTTGCCCACAAAATCGGCGTGCCGCTCTATGAAATGATCTGCGAGAAACGGGCCCTGTTCGGTGAATGGCTGTTCTCGCACCTTCTCTTCCGAGACAATCCTAAGCGTGCGGAATACCCGAGGATGTTCAAGCCGGTTTTCGAGCAGATTGCTCAGGAAAGTGGCCACCCAATGTCGTTTTTCGAAGACATGGCCAGCCGCACGGCGCCGCAATTCTTGACTTGGGCGATGACGGCGATAGATTGGGGCCAATATAAGGTTGTGGGCTTCACGTCGACGTTCGATCAAAACGTGGCGAGCCTGACGATGGCGAAGCTGATCAAGGACCTGTATCCCAATGTCACGATCGTCTTCGGCGGAGCAAACTTCGACGGCGAAATGGGGCTGGAACATTTCCGGGCGTTTCCCTGGATCGACCACGTGGTGGTCGGTGAAGGGGAAGACACGTTCCCCGCACTGGTGGCCTACGTGCTTTCGGGCAAATCCGGCGTCCTGCCGCCAGGAGTGACCTATCGGCAAGATGGGAATATTCGGTTCGAGCCGAACCAGTCGCTCTTCTCCGATTTCACACAGACTGGTCCTCCCGATTATGACGACTACTATCGTTTGTTGGCCGAACTGGGCAAGAAAACTTCACAGGGGCTTGATCGTATTCTGTTGTATGAAGGATCACGAGGCTGCTGGTGGGGTGAGAAGCATCATTGCACGTTCTGCGGGCTGAATGCTCAGAGCATGAAGTTCCGCGCGAAGTCATCGGAACAGGTCGCGCGGGAAATGGCGTATTTGTCCAGTCGGTATGATACAGCGCGGTTCCGCCTCGTGGACAACATCATCGATATGAAGTACATCGAGAACCTCTTCGCGAAGTTCGCTGCCGACCACTGTGACCTCGATGTGTTTATCGAGACGAAGAGTAACCTTCACAAGAACCAAATTCGTACCTTGGCAGCCGGGGGAGTGAAATGCATGCAGCCCGGTCTGGAGAGTCTCAGCCTGAATCAGCTTCGAGCGATGGACAAGGGCGTCACGCCGATGCAGAACATCATTTGTCTGAAGTGGAGTTTCTACTACCATGTCGAGGTATCATGGAACATCCTGCTCGGGTTTCCTGGGGAAACCACCGAAGACTATCGACGACAGGTCGACCTGATCCCGGCTCTGTTCCATCTCCAGCCGCCCGAGGCGACAGGGAAATTTTGGCTTGAACGATTCAGCCCCTACTACAAGCGACCAGACGAGTATGGAGTGCGGATCACGGGACCGGGTCTGGCCTATGAGTACATCTACGATGGACGCCAGGTGGACCTCAAGAAGATCGCGTACGATTTCGAGTACGAATTGGACAACTGGCCGGTGGACCCGCACGTATATCAGGAACTGGTTGATGTCGTTGGAGCATGGAAGCGCCTGCACGCATCCGGCGACCGCCCGTTTCTTTACTACTCAAAGGCGATGAACTATATCACCGCCTATGATGGGCGGAATCCAAAGGCTCCCATGCGACACCGGTTCGACTGGCCTGAAGCCGGCATTATCGAGGCCTGCAGCGAAACGGCGAAGAGTGAGGATCAGATCCGTTCGATGCTGGCAGAGCGTTCAGACCGCTCGTGCTCCTCGAGTCAACTGGCGGCCGCATTGGCATCACTGACAACCAGCCGTATCCTCTACGAAGAACGAGGCAAGTACTTCACCCTCGCGATTCCCGAAAACCCCTATCTCTGATCCAGCCGTTATTCACCCTACATCGTCAGCTTTTCAACGACGTTGCGCATCTGGACGCCGTGGACTAAGGAGGCGCCGCCTCGAATCGCACAGGCCACGTGCACCGCTTCTGTCATTTCCTCGATGTTGGATCCCTTCTCCAGCGAGGCCTGTGTATAGGCGTCGATGCAGTAAGGACATTGGACCGTGTGCGCGACGGCCAAGGCGATGAGCGCTTTCTCGCGCTCCGTCAAGGCGCCTTCGGCGAAGACGGCGTTGTAATAGCCCATGAACTTATCCCACAGGGACTTGTTGCCTTTGCCCATGTCGGCGAATTTTCCGAGATCGTGAGGATGATAATACGTGTCCATGTCGGTCTCCTTTTCCCCGGTTTGCGACAGTCCTAAAATGAGGCGAGATGTGACGGGGAGGGCTATCTCACTAAGCGTTGCTGGGAGGTTCAGGATCGACTTCTGACAGAACTTGAGAGAACCTGCTTCCCACAATGCCGGTTACCTTGGTCATCAGGTCGGTAACCTCATGCCATTCAGTTGGCAGGAGATCCTGTTTCAGCTGGGGATGGATCGCCCATTCCGCATCGACTCGTGTCCCTTTTCGACTTACGAGAACTCGAAGAAGCTCTACATCCCACGTGGTGGATTCAGCTGCATCCGCCTGGGAAGGGTGGCCATTTGATTTGTCTGAAGGAGGGGTCGAGCTTGCCATAGATCCTCTCTGCTCGTCACAGTGTCAGCAGGATCATACCTCATTACCTGCCCATCTGGCTATCCATGCGGAGCGGCTTTTCTCGAGGGCCGCTCGGGCCTGTGCTGCAAACCAATTAATCGTGGAGCCACGCGATCAGGTCCCTGTGTATCACTGATGGGG
It encodes:
- a CDS encoding efflux transporter outer membrane subunit is translated as MHGLALAALSMLLISCAVGPDYSRPDIPTSDAFRMAEEGKDLPSLANMPWWELYRDEELQKLIRIALEENKDLKRAVASVEEFQARVLVARTDFAPQMSAAVNAPAFGRKGLSIAGFPSAFSYYVQGNLAWEIDIWGRIRRSNEAALGDLLAREENRRAVILQIVGGVAQAYFDLRQFDMQLEIAKRTLQAWEESVKIAQARLRQGIINKLDVDQFEAERQNAAARIAELRRQMVQKENELSVLLGRNPNQISRGRSLTEQVMPPVVPAGLPSDLLQRRPDVVQAEEQLAAATARIGVAKADRFPKVSLTGLLGVANPQLSRMFASESYFAALGPGFVAPLLNASVLGFQQEAVEAQARQAVAQYEQAILVAFREVEDALVAVTTAREQTAAQEKQVNALQSALHLANLRYKGGLANYLDVLIAQRNLFDAELSLAATRRLHLVSVVQLYKALGGGWLPEEAREGAGAKTEKSNG
- a CDS encoding DUF2934 domain-containing protein, with translation MPERESNKPAAQTGRRITVRKRSSGSSQPTREDIERRAYEIYVERGGGEGREMDDWLQAERELRQGIIVVGG
- a CDS encoding nitroreductase family protein; this encodes MEKPAEIRHPIHELLKRRWSPRAFAERAVEPETLRSLFEAARWAPSSNNEQPWRFIVATKNHKSEWDRLFNCLAEGNRKWAFRAPVLILSVASLKFEDDGASNRHAFHDTGMAVENLVIQATAAGLFVHQMAGYDVEKARAEFKIPDAYEPVAMIAVGYPGDPATLPDYLRERELKSRERNSFSDFVFSETWGKPSLVMNS
- a CDS encoding DNA-3-methyladenine glycosylase 2 family protein encodes the protein MHGLIQTIGPFALKPKIHCSPFESLARAIAYQQLHDKAAASILNRFLALFPGRRFPRPEELLAVNARAIRRSGFSQAKVLALRDLAAKVLDGTVPSRRVIQTLDDDAIIERLIEVRGVGRWTAEMLLIFQLGRPDVLPVDDFGVRNGFRIAYGRRTMPTPKQVRRFGERWKPHRTAAAWYLWRAADRARNEKPAPRVNA
- a CDS encoding MBL fold metallo-hydrolase; translation: MADPKKRLDSNIAGNFFVDSTCINCDTCRQLAPHSFEEVGEYSAVSHQPENELQIHRAYQALLACPVGSIGTERSDKSLMQAAMTSFPVLLEDGVSYCGFNSEKSFGANSFLIEHPKGNWLVDSPRYIKHLVEAFERKGGLRYIFLSHEDDVADADKYATHFGAKRIIHQADADAVPGVEWIVEGTEAVQLATDFQAIPVPGHTAGSMVLLYREKFLFTGDHLWWEADSKTLGAPQRLVWRSKALVASLEKLLDYRFEWVLAGHGDRIKLTPDDMKAQLHSLIEERRAMSTFRAAAW
- a CDS encoding SUMF1/EgtB/PvdO family nonheme iron enzyme; translation: MRIMIILLACACLLSTVLLFAAEGTNGKVMKPETKAPADLLAERGGKSWGVVIGVSEYEKLPDLRYAATDARAMAGLLERKGFTVTLLINGQAGKAQILSELGEKLAKQAGPNDRVLVFLAGHADTKTLKGGRQVSHFFPVAGDYGAMTDSALNLSTIREMIDAVPAKQVLLVLDGCQSGISAAPSQSVSPAVEAQLRRAMVERSREILTACNPSQQALEASDAGMSLFASVMIEGLEKGTADLNEDGLIPTSELLAYVDQRLISILQPKGLAQKPQRWDLNPEKGEFVFLAPKRPPAAKTESGTAPTHATGGPAATPSDAASTKPRPKDQKEAETKGSEKPAGSSGTSTVSRVVVTPPLPEEFTGRDGASMVLVPAGDFMMGSDKGDDDEKPVHRVQVDSFYIDKFEVTNGKFTKFIDAIKGEPPWGFDDKDTPVAHADQPVRWVTWLDATAYCQWAGKRLATEAEWEKAARGTDGRLYPWGDETPTPAHAVFGQKEGSESLPPFSNRDKGKSPYGAQDMAGSLYEWVADWYDDEYYATTLSQNPRGPSEGTQKVQRGGSYSNNPYRIRTSFRTKDIPTEARPNVGFRCAQDVPKTP
- a CDS encoding polyphosphate kinase 2 family protein, which codes for MNRYRVTPDTKLNLKDYDPDETGDYKKNEQGKERAKSKASALIARLDGLQERLYANGGRALLLVLQGMDTSGKDGTIKHVMSGVNPQGCKVVAFKTPSKDELARDFLWRVHREAPPKGFIGIFNRSHYEDVLITRVHGWISDKVVKQRFNQIKEFEELLAESGTAILKFFLHISKDEQKKRLEARIGDPEKRWKWNSGDLEERKLWESYLRAFEDVISATSTEQAPWYIVPANRKWYRNLVVADRVVKVLEDMKLKTPPEPEGVNFDKLKIV
- a CDS encoding ParB N-terminal domain-containing protein: MAEKKSKTVRPTGSRRRRKPAGASTGLTASELQAAAPPPEVATLHRAIEDDGGKVLTIYREPYGGRWLVFAALPIELVEPTPYQRNLSDTHVRKLEAVIGKIGRFLDPIIAVRSPKSDHAAKYWTPNGNHRLSAMGTLGAKSIIAIVVPEAAAAYQILALNTEKAHNLREKSLEVIRMYKELARLDDATEETYALEFEEPAFITLGLCYEERPRFSGGAYHPVLKRVDDFLNKPLHMTLDVRRARAKTLLALDDQIVMQVEALKAKGLTSPYLKSFVVARVNPIRFRPKDASPLPFDEALHRMMNAAVKFNPDKIKLDDLARSGGAADEAE